A region of the Desulfobaccales bacterium genome:
CGATGATCCGGCCGTGTGCATAGGCCTCGGCGATGGCCCGGTCGTAGGGAATCTCGGCCAGGATCGGCAGCCCTTTCTCGCGGCAGAACCGGTAAATGGCCTCAGTGCCTACTCCGGCCCGATTGATCACGGCCCCCAGAGGCTTTTTAAGGGGCGCAAAGGCTTCCCAGGCGAGCTTAAAATCATAGACGCCAAAAGGAGTGGGCTCGGTCACCAGGACAATAACATCACTGTCCAGCACCGCATTGACCGCGGGGCAGCTCACCCCCGGCGGCGCGTCGATGATGGCATCTCCACCGGTTTCAGCCAGAATCTGATCTAGCCTGGCCTTCACCAGACGCATCAGGGGCGGACTCATGGCCTCGCCGATGCGCAATCTTCCGGATAGAAACCCCACGTCACCGGCTTGCCCCCAACTGATCTCCCCCAATTCCCGCTGGCCGGCAGAAATGGCTTTTCCGGGACACACCGCCATGCAGCCGCCACAGCCATGACACATCTCAGGAAAGATCAAGATCACCTGGTTGAATACACTCACGGCCTTAAACTGGCAAAGCTCCGAGCAGGCGGCGCAATAGGTGCATTTTGCCTCATCCACCTCCGGCACCATCATATGCGCCATTGCGCTCTCGGCAATGACCGGTTGGAGAAAGAGATGCAAGTTGGGCTCCTCCACGTCCAGGTCCACGCCCACCACCGGCCCGTCCCAGACCGCAGCCAGAGACGCGGTAACCGTGGTCTTACCGGTGCCGCCCTTGCCGCTTGCTACCGCCACGATCATCGTCCGGCCCGGTTTGGCGTTTGCGCCATCTCCACCTGGCCGTCATTAAATCGCTGCACGGCCTGGCCTACGGTCAGCCCCTCCAGGTTCTGCCCCACCTTGATGCCTGCGGCCGTCAGGGCCTTGAAGGCTTTGGGGCCGACATAGCCGGTAAGCAGACAGCTCACGCCGGCCCGGGCGATCAGCTCCGCTGCCTTGATGCCCGCCCCCTGAGCCATCAATTGGGACTGGCCATTATCAATGTATTGGGTATGCATGGTTTCCAGGTTCACCACCACGAAACCCGCGGCCCTGCCGAAGCGGGGATCAATTTGATCGTCCAGTGAAGGACCTTCACTCGTTACCGCAACCATGTTCATGCTCAACACCTTCTTGGGTCAATCACATTTTAAAGGGCCGGAACGGCCCTAAAAGGTCTCCAAAAATTCTCTAACCAACGGACTTATCTTTGATCGGTCT
Encoded here:
- a CDS encoding ATP-binding protein — encoded protein: MIVAVASGKGGTGKTTVTASLAAVWDGPVVGVDLDVEEPNLHLFLQPVIAESAMAHMMVPEVDEAKCTYCAACSELCQFKAVSVFNQVILIFPEMCHGCGGCMAVCPGKAISAGQRELGEISWGQAGDVGFLSGRLRIGEAMSPPLMRLVKARLDQILAETGGDAIIDAPPGVSCPAVNAVLDSDVIVLVTEPTPFGVYDFKLAWEAFAPLKKPLGAVINRAGVGTEAIYRFCREKGLPILAEIPYDRAIAEAYAHGRIIATVSPSLKQTFVSLKGKIRNLANQIHLQAAAHA
- a CDS encoding NifB/NifX family molybdenum-iron cluster-binding protein yields the protein MNMVAVTSEGPSLDDQIDPRFGRAAGFVVVNLETMHTQYIDNGQSQLMAQGAGIKAAELIARAGVSCLLTGYVGPKAFKALTAAGIKVGQNLEGLTVGQAVQRFNDGQVEMAQTPNRAGR